TGCGCGACGCCGCGCCGACCCCACGGCGCGCCTTGCCCTCCAGAGCCGATCGGCATACGCCAACGTTCGTGGTCGCCTTCCATGAGCGCCTGTCCGCGCAGGACCGCGTGTTCCTGCACTTCGAGGAGGGGCCGGCGCACATGCACCTCGGCGGGCTGACCCTCTTCGAGCCCGGCACGTTGGCCACACCCGACGGCGGCATCGACGTCGGCCGCATCCGCGCCCATATCGCGTCCCGCCTCCACCTCGTGCCGCGCTACCGGCAGCGGCTCTCGTGGATCCCCGTCGTGGGGCGTCCGGTGTGGGTCGACGACGAGCACTTCGACCTGAGCTACCACGTGCGTCATACCGCCGTGCCGCGTCCGGGCGACGATGCCCAGCTGAAGCTGCTCGCCGGCCGCATCTTCTCGCAGCAGCTCGACCGCGGAAAGCCGCTCTGGGAGATCTGGGTCATCGAGGGGCTTGCCGACGGTCGCTTCGCGCTCCTCGTGAAGACGCACCACGCGCTCGCCGACGGCATCTCGGCCTTCGATCTCTTCGCCGCCCTGCTGACGCCCGAGCCGCAGGAGCACGTCGATTCGCCGCAGCCGTGGCGTGCGCGCCCGGCGCCCTCGGGGCTCGTCCTGCTGCGCGACGAGCTGCGTGAGACCGCCCGCTCCCCCATCACCCTCGCGGCGACGCTCCTGCGCAGCCTGCGCGACCCGGCCGCGCTGCGCGACGAGCTGATGGCGCCGCTACGCGCGCTGTGGGCGCTCGTCGAGACCACCGCGCGCCCGCTCGGGGCGAATCCGCTCAACCGGCCGATCGGGCCGCACCGCCGCTTCGACTGGCACGTGCAGGATCTCGAAACGGTACGCGCCATCCGCTCGGCGCTGGGTGGAACGGTGAACGACGTCGCGCTGACGGTCGTCGCCGGCGCGATGCGCCGCCTGCTGGCGGCGCGGGGGGCGGCGCCGGATCGCATCGATTTCCGCGTCGTGGTGCCGGTCAGCGTGCGGGCCGAGGACGAGCAGGGCGTCATCAACAACCGCGTCTCGGGGTGGATGGTGCCGTTGCCGGTCGGCGAGCCGGACGCGCGCCGGCGGCACGCGGCGGTGCGCGAGACCACGGCGCGGCTGAAGGCCGTGCGCATGGAGCTCGGTGCCGAGCTCCTCGGGCGCGCGGCGGAGCACGCCGTGCCCGGCGTCCTCGGCCTCGGTGTGCGGCTGACGGCGCGCCTCAGCCCCTACAATCTCATCGTCACCAACGTCCCCGGCCCGCCCATTCCGCTCTGGCTGCTCGGGGCGCGTCTGTGCGCCGGCTTCCCGCAGGTGCCGCTCTTCGAGCACCAGGCCCTCGGCATCGCGCTCTTCAGCTACGACGGCCAGCTCTGCTGGGGCATCAACACCGACTGGGACGGCGTATCGGACCCGGGCGAGGTGGTCGAAGCGCTGCGCCGCGCGTCGGCGGAGCTGTGCGGGGCGGCGGGCGTGCGCGAGGCGGACGCCGCCGCGAGCGCGGTCGGCTAGGCGCCGCGCGATGCCGGTGCTGGCGCTGGCGCGGCTCGACGCGACGTCGACGGTGTCCGCGCGGGCCGTGGACCGTGCCTGCCTCGACCTCGCGCGCGCGACGGGAGACGGCGTGCTGGCGGCGATCCCGGGGCGCGGCGACGCGGTCGCGCTCGGGCGCTTCCATCGACGTCCCGCCGCGGACGTCGCCGGCGCGGCGCTCGTCCGGCGCACGACGGGTGGGCGTGCGTGCGCCGCCGGTGACGGCTTCCTGCGCCTCGTGCTCGCGCTCCCGCATCGCAGCGCGCTCGTCGCCGGCGATCCGGGCGCGCTGGCGCCCGAGCAGATACTGAACCGCGCAGTGCGCGGCCCGATGGCGGCGCTCGAGCGCCTCGGCGTCCCCGTGCTCTACCCGGGTCGCGATCTCCTCACCGTGGCGGGCCGGCCGCTCGCCGTGCTCGGCCTCGTGGTGGAGGACGACGGGGCGACGCTCGTCGACGTGGTCCTGTCCGTCGCCCGCGACGCCGCGCTGCTGCCGCATCTCCTCGACCGCGCCGATCCAGCCGGCATCGTCCATGCAGACATGGTCCTGCCCGACGCTGTGACCTCGCTCGCGCGCCTCGGCCGCACCGCCGCGCCGGACGATCTTCTCGCCGCCGCCGCCCGGGGCTACGCGGAGCGGCTCGGCGTGACGATCGGCGACGCGCACGATCTGGCGCCGTCTCCCGACCCCGGCCGGGACGCGGGCTGGGAGACGGCGCGCCGTCCCGATCCCCGCCACACGCATCACGCGCGGGTGCAGACGGCGGTCGGCGTCTTCGAGGCCCATGCGGCGCTGGCCGCCGACGGCACCATCGCCGACCTGTGCCTCGCGGGCGATCTCCTCGCCTCGACGGCGACGGTGGCGGCGCTCGAGCAGGGCCTGCGCGGCGCGGTGCCGCCGGCGTCCGCCGCCGTGGCGACGGCGCTCGCCCGGCCGGACCGCGTCCTCCTCGGCGTGCCGGCGGATACGATCGCGCAGGCGGTTGCCGCGCTGCGCTCGTAAGGCGCCGCCCGTCCGTCTAGGGTGCGCGCCGATGCGGTCCTCGATCGGGACGAAGCGGGTGCTCGCAGGGGTGCTGCTGCTCGCGCTCGGCGCGCTCGGGGCGCGTGCCGACACGCTGTCGACCCTGGGCGATCCCAGCCCGGCGAGCCTGCTCACGATCGAGCCCGACTGGCTGACGGGCGTCGGGCTGATCACCGACTTCCGTTTCCTGCCAGACGGGCGCTGCGTCGTCGTCACCCAGGACGGAACCGTCCTCGTGCGTCCGGCGGGCGGCGGGCCGCTGGGCACGGCCGGCAGCTTCCCCGTCGACACCGCGAACGAGAAGGGCCTCCTCGGTCTCGCCGTGCACCCGGAGTTCGCGGAGAACGGCCAGCTGCTCTTCTACTACTCGGCGTCCAACGCCGCGGGCGGCACCAACGTCGCGCGCCAGCGCATCGTGATGCGGACCCTCGACGGCGCCGGTCGGCTGTCCGACGGCGAGACGCCGCTCGTCACCGGCCTGGCAGGCCCGCTGAACCACAACGGCGGCGCGCTCGACGTCGGACCCGACGGCTACCTGTACATCGGCGTCGGCGACACCGGCTGCAACTCGGGCACGCCGCCCGAGCCGATCTACACGCCGACCAACTTCTTCGGTACCTGTCTCGCGGATCATCCCACCGCCGGCGCGGCCGGAAACGGCAAGATCCTCCGCGTCGCGCTCGACGGCGGCATCCCGCCGTCGAACCCGCTCGTCGGCGCGACCGACGTCACGGCGTGCGGCGCGACGTGCGGCGAGGCGATCGCGCCGGACCGGCTCGGGCCGCCGCGGGAGGACGTCTGGGCGTGGGGCTTCCGCAACCCGTTCCGTCTCTGGGTGGATCCGCGCACGGGGCTCGTGTGGGTGGGGGACGTCGGGGAGGTGGCCTACGAGGAGATCACGATCGCGCAGGCGGGACGGCATCACGGCTGGCCGTGGCGCGAGGGCGGGCGCGGGCATGCGCCGAGCCAGTGCGGCGTCGTGCGCATCGGCACGACCGTCGGCGGCGATCCGATCCTCGACCAGGACTGCGTCGACCCGGTCTACTTCTGCCGGCACAACCCGATCGCCGATGCCGACGTCGACGCCAACTGCTTCGCGATCACCGGGGGGCTCATCGTCGACGGCTGTACGTGGCCGGACGCGTTGCGCGGCCGGTACGTGTTCGGCGACAACGCGACCCGGCTCCTGTGGACGATCGCGACGACGCCCGCGCGCGACGGCGTCACGGGGGCGCGCGCCGACCTCGGGCGCCTCGAGGGCGCGGCGCCGGTCGCGCTCCGCACCGGCCCCGACGAGGCGCTCTACGTCGCGGCCTTGCCGGGCCGCATCGTGCGCATCGCGCCGGCGCGCCCGGCGCTGTGCGCCGGCGCCTGCACGACGAGCGCGGAGTGCGACGACGGCGACCCGTGTACCAGCGACGGCTGCGACGCGGCGACGGCACGATGTCGCTTCGCGCCCATCCCCGCCTGCGGGACGAGCACGACGACGTTGCCGCCGGACCCGTGCCCGGGCGGCTGCGACGACGGCGATGCCTGCACCGACGACGTCTGCGACGGCACCTGTCACAACACGCCGATCCCCGGCGCCGCGGGCGTCGCCTGTCTCTGCGCCGCGGCGATCCCGACCTGCGCCGAGGGCGGCGTGCCGGCGAAGATCGCCCGGCGCCGCGCGCGGGCCTGCGCGCAGGTGGCGCGCGTGGATCCGTCGGCGGCCATGCGACGCACGCGGCCGCTGGTCCGCAAGGCCGCCAAGGGTTTCCGCCGCGCGGCGGTGAGAGCGACACGCCAGGGCGGCCGCCGCGGGCTCGCGGACGCGTGTCGTACGGCGCTCGCCGCGCACCTGCGCGACGCCGCGGCGCGCACGCAGGCGATCCTGCCGGGAGGCGGACGGTAGGTGGACGACGAGCGGCAGCGGCTCGCCGCCATCGCCCGCATCGCGGCGGCCGGCCGCGCCGGCGCGGACGACGTCACGCTGCTGCTCGGCGCGCTCGGCGCCGCGCGCCAAGGCGGTGCAGCGCCGCGCCGGCGAGGTGCTCGCCGCGCTGGCGGCGGGCGACGCGGACCTCG
The sequence above is a segment of the bacterium genome. Coding sequences within it:
- a CDS encoding wax ester/triacylglycerol synthase family O-acyltransferase, translating into MVAFHERLSAQDRVFLHFEEGPAHMHLGGLTLFEPGTLATPDGGIDVGRIRAHIASRLHLVPRYRQRLSWIPVVGRPVWVDDEHFDLSYHVRHTAVPRPGDDAQLKLLAGRIFSQQLDRGKPLWEIWVIEGLADGRFALLVKTHHALADGISAFDLFAALLTPEPQEHVDSPQPWRARPAPSGLVLLRDELRETARSPITLAATLLRSLRDPAALRDELMAPLRALWALVETTARPLGANPLNRPIGPHRRFDWHVQDLETVRAIRSALGGTVNDVALTVVAGAMRRLLAARGAAPDRIDFRVVVPVSVRAEDEQGVINNRVSGWMVPLPVGEPDARRRHAAVRETTARLKAVRMELGAELLGRAAEHAVPGVLGLGVRLTARLSPYNLIVTNVPGPPIPLWLLGARLCAGFPQVPLFEHQALGIALFSYDGQLCWGINTDWDGVSDPGEVVEALRRASAELCGAAGVREADAAASAVG
- a CDS encoding PQQ-dependent sugar dehydrogenase, whose amino-acid sequence is MRSSIGTKRVLAGVLLLALGALGARADTLSTLGDPSPASLLTIEPDWLTGVGLITDFRFLPDGRCVVVTQDGTVLVRPAGGGPLGTAGSFPVDTANEKGLLGLAVHPEFAENGQLLFYYSASNAAGGTNVARQRIVMRTLDGAGRLSDGETPLVTGLAGPLNHNGGALDVGPDGYLYIGVGDTGCNSGTPPEPIYTPTNFFGTCLADHPTAGAAGNGKILRVALDGGIPPSNPLVGATDVTACGATCGEAIAPDRLGPPREDVWAWGFRNPFRLWVDPRTGLVWVGDVGEVAYEEITIAQAGRHHGWPWREGGRGHAPSQCGVVRIGTTVGGDPILDQDCVDPVYFCRHNPIADADVDANCFAITGGLIVDGCTWPDALRGRYVFGDNATRLLWTIATTPARDGVTGARADLGRLEGAAPVALRTGPDEALYVAALPGRIVRIAPARPALCAGACTTSAECDDGDPCTSDGCDAATARCRFAPIPACGTSTTTLPPDPCPGGCDDGDACTDDVCDGTCHNTPIPGAAGVACLCAAAIPTCAEGGVPAKIARRRARACAQVARVDPSAAMRRTRPLVRKAAKGFRRAAVRATRQGGRRGLADACRTALAAHLRDAAARTQAILPGGGR